From Psychroflexus torquis ATCC 700755, the proteins below share one genomic window:
- a CDS encoding sugar transferase, producing the protein MYLKFGKFFLDVFLSLFGVIILFPFLILIYVVLFLIHLSNPIFYQTRVGQGGDYFTVYKFKTIKTNTSTNAFLRGIRKTKIDELPQLFNVIKGDMSLVGPRPDIPGYYDKLTGESRLILQLKPGITGLASLQFANEEVILAQQSNPLAYNDEVLFPQKVELNLRYYKEVSFVYDLNILLKTILLPFLN; encoded by the coding sequence ATGTATTTAAAGTTTGGAAAGTTTTTTTTGGATGTGTTCTTAAGTCTTTTTGGAGTGATAATTCTATTTCCATTTTTGATCTTAATCTATGTAGTCCTTTTTCTTATCCATCTTTCCAATCCTATTTTTTATCAAACTCGAGTAGGTCAGGGTGGTGATTACTTTACAGTGTATAAATTTAAAACGATCAAAACCAATACTTCTACCAATGCCTTTTTGAGGGGTATACGGAAAACAAAAATTGATGAACTTCCACAACTTTTTAATGTTATAAAAGGAGATATGAGTCTTGTCGGACCTCGGCCAGATATTCCTGGGTATTATGATAAATTGACAGGGGAAAGCCGTTTGATTCTTCAATTGAAACCAGGAATTACTGGTTTAGCATCTTTACAATTTGCAAATGAAGAAGTAATCCTTGCTCAGCAAAGCAACCCGCTGGCCTATAATGACGAAGTCTTGTTCCCTCAAAAAGTAGAGTTAAATCTTCGCTACTACAAAGAAGTTTCATTTGTATATGACCTAAACATTCTTCTAAAAACTATACTTTTACCGTTCCTTAACTAA
- a CDS encoding TetR/AcrR family transcriptional regulator, which produces MTRKQEIIDTAKTLFRERGYKSVSMRDLAKVIDFKAASLYNHISSKEEILAEIVLDVARYFTHEMNIIKSLNVDAKTQLEGVIKHHVDLTINNPEAIAILNNDWMHLEGKHLEDFKMMRDTYENDLRSIITQGIEHKEIAFQNIDIILFSLLSTLRTLHLWYRKRSDLSENDLKKDITDILLKGILVKS; this is translated from the coding sequence ATGACTCGAAAGCAAGAAATAATAGATACTGCAAAAACCCTATTTAGAGAACGAGGCTACAAATCTGTAAGTATGCGAGATTTAGCCAAAGTAATAGATTTTAAAGCGGCTAGCCTATATAATCATATTTCTTCTAAAGAAGAGATTTTAGCTGAAATTGTATTGGATGTTGCCCGTTATTTCACCCATGAAATGAATATTATAAAAAGTCTCAATGTGGATGCCAAAACACAGTTGGAAGGCGTCATTAAACATCATGTGGACTTAACGATAAATAATCCAGAAGCTATCGCTATTCTCAATAATGACTGGATGCATCTGGAAGGTAAGCACCTTGAAGATTTTAAAATGATGCGAGACACCTATGAAAATGATTTGAGAAGTATTATAACTCAAGGAATTGAGCATAAGGAGATTGCGTTTCAAAATATAGATATTATTTTATTTTCACTCCTGTCGACTTTAAGAACCTTGCATCTGTGGTATCGCAAGCGGAGTGATCTAAGTGAAAACGACTTAAAAAAAGACATCACCGATATTCTTTTAAAAGGGATACTTGTCAAGTCGTAA
- a CDS encoding GSCFA domain-containing protein, with amino-acid sequence MKLTTEIPLQLSSSPIDYNSKLLSLGSCFAEHIGDKLTYYKFKTTQNPFGILFHPQVLLNVLEKALSNDSFSIDDVFQQDQKWHSFYAHSRLSRTSSAEILAELNSAGRELKTACVESSHVLITLGTSFVYTHIASGQRVANCHKVPQAKFEKQLISVEELHQILSRLVNCIREINPKVNIIFTVSPVRHIKDGMLENSRSKSHLISALYRVLEEMSSSKLQYFPSYELMIDEFRDYRFYKRDLIHPSEVAIDMIWEKFMHSFISEGIYEDMAKVEKLQKSLAHRPMDSSGKTDSKLKAYQYKFKEELTKKYSFMRF; translated from the coding sequence ATGAAATTAACCACCGAAATTCCTTTACAGTTGTCGTCATCGCCTATCGATTACAACTCAAAACTGTTGAGTTTAGGCTCTTGTTTTGCGGAACATATCGGTGATAAATTGACTTATTATAAATTCAAAACCACTCAAAATCCATTTGGAATCTTGTTTCATCCGCAGGTCTTATTGAACGTCTTGGAGAAAGCATTATCTAACGACTCCTTTTCAATAGATGATGTATTTCAACAGGATCAAAAATGGCATTCTTTTTATGCTCATTCCAGATTAAGCAGGACGTCTTCGGCTGAAATTTTAGCAGAATTAAATTCAGCAGGAAGAGAACTTAAAACAGCCTGTGTAGAGTCCAGTCATGTCCTTATCACTTTGGGGACATCATTCGTTTATACACATATAGCTTCTGGTCAGCGGGTCGCCAATTGCCATAAAGTTCCTCAAGCTAAGTTCGAAAAGCAATTGATTTCGGTAGAAGAGTTACATCAAATTTTGTCTAGACTTGTCAACTGTATTCGGGAGATAAATCCAAAGGTTAATATTATTTTTACGGTATCTCCTGTAAGACATATTAAGGATGGAATGCTTGAAAATTCAAGAAGTAAATCTCATTTAATATCTGCTTTGTACCGTGTTTTAGAGGAGATGTCATCTTCAAAACTTCAGTATTTCCCGTCTTATGAATTGATGATAGACGAGTTTCGGGATTATCGATTTTATAAAAGAGATTTGATTCATCCCAGTGAGGTAGCCATTGATATGATCTGGGAAAAATTTATGCATAGTTTTATTTCTGAAGGGATTTATGAGGACATGGCTAAAGTGGAAAAGCTTCAAAAATCTTTGGCTCATCGGCCTATGGATTCCTCTGGAAAAACTGACTCAAAATTAAAAGCCTACCAATATAAATTTAAAGAAGAGCTTACTAAAAAGTATTCTTTTATGAGATTCTAG
- the alaS gene encoding alanine--tRNA ligase translates to MKSTLLRRQFLEFFKSKSHTIVNSAPIVLKDDPTLMFINAGMNQFKPYFLGNSIPKETRVTDSQKCLRVSGKHNDLEEVGKDTYHHTMFEMLGNWSFGDYFKKEAIDWAWEFLTDVLEISKDNLYVTIFEGDKVDGLQKDSEAYDLWKTLVKEDKILLGDKKDNFWEMGDQGPCGPASEIHVDLRSKEEKAKIPGKDLVNRDHPQVVEIWNLVFIQYNRKADGSLESLPAKHIDTGMGFERLCMVVQGKTSNYDTDVFTPLIREIETITGTTYGKTEDTDIAIRVISDHIRAVTFAIADGQLPSNTGAGYVIRRILRRAIRYGFTFLNIQTPFIYKLVEVLSKQMGDAFPELISQKNLCENVIHEEEKSFLKTLEQGLGLLDSIVNESSSKIISGQKAFELYDTFGFPIDLTTLILSEKGYALDQKGFEVQLQKQKQRSKAAAQTSSSDWVVLKTDDQGEFIGYDDTEADVSITKYRKVTSKKEGELYQLVFNLTPFYPEGGGQVGDKGYLETPNGDTVFVIDTKKENNQIIHITKSLPKDLQKDFKAVVDLSQRQRTASNHTATHLLHQALRSILGTHVEQKGSMVHSGYLRFDFSHYSKLTQEELQAIEDFVNARIKENLTFEEERTIPYDVAIDKGAIALFGEKYGDTVRFVKFGNSKELCGGTHVENTSKLWHFIINNEASVASGIRRIEAITSDAAKEFLTKESDVLSQVKSILNKPQDVLKSVESLQEENTTLKKEIEQLNVLKLKQVKTEVQSQLKDINGIQFLAHQVNLDANAMKDLAFQLGGEHTDLFVVLASKQNGKALLACYISKALVESKSWNAGKIIKSLGKHIQGGGGGQAFFATAGGRNPEGIPQALAEAKTIVEGK, encoded by the coding sequence ATGAAATCAACCCTTCTTCGTCGCCAGTTTTTAGAATTTTTCAAAAGCAAATCTCACACCATAGTGAATTCTGCCCCTATTGTTCTTAAAGATGATCCCACGCTTATGTTTATAAATGCAGGAATGAACCAATTTAAACCTTATTTTCTAGGAAACTCTATACCTAAAGAAACTAGGGTTACTGATTCTCAAAAATGTTTGAGAGTCAGTGGTAAGCATAACGATCTTGAAGAAGTGGGAAAAGACACTTACCACCATACTATGTTCGAAATGCTTGGTAACTGGAGTTTTGGGGATTACTTCAAAAAAGAAGCTATCGATTGGGCTTGGGAATTTTTAACAGACGTCTTAGAGATTTCTAAAGATAACTTATACGTAACTATCTTCGAGGGGGATAAAGTTGATGGTCTCCAGAAGGATTCTGAAGCTTATGACCTATGGAAGACTTTAGTAAAAGAGGATAAAATTTTACTAGGAGATAAAAAGGATAATTTTTGGGAAATGGGGGATCAAGGGCCTTGTGGACCTGCCTCAGAAATTCATGTTGACTTAAGATCTAAAGAGGAAAAGGCAAAAATTCCTGGGAAAGACCTAGTAAATAGAGATCATCCGCAAGTTGTGGAAATTTGGAACTTGGTATTTATACAGTATAATCGTAAAGCTGACGGGAGTCTGGAGTCTCTTCCTGCTAAACATATTGATACAGGAATGGGCTTTGAGCGTTTATGTATGGTGGTGCAAGGGAAAACTTCCAACTATGATACCGACGTTTTTACGCCGCTCATTCGAGAAATAGAAACCATTACAGGAACTACCTATGGGAAAACTGAAGATACAGACATCGCAATACGAGTAATTTCTGATCACATTCGAGCGGTCACTTTTGCCATTGCCGATGGTCAGCTTCCTAGCAACACTGGGGCTGGTTATGTGATTCGTCGGATTTTAAGAAGAGCTATTCGTTATGGCTTTACCTTTTTAAATATCCAAACTCCATTTATCTACAAACTTGTAGAGGTATTGTCTAAGCAAATGGGAGACGCTTTCCCAGAGCTGATTTCTCAAAAAAACCTTTGTGAAAATGTGATTCATGAGGAAGAAAAGTCATTTTTAAAAACCTTAGAACAAGGCTTAGGATTATTAGATAGTATTGTTAATGAGTCTTCTTCCAAAATAATAAGTGGACAAAAAGCCTTTGAACTTTATGACACATTTGGATTTCCAATTGATTTGACGACTCTTATTTTAAGTGAAAAAGGCTACGCATTAGATCAAAAAGGCTTCGAAGTGCAGCTTCAAAAACAAAAGCAGAGATCTAAAGCTGCAGCACAAACAAGCTCAAGTGATTGGGTGGTTTTAAAGACAGATGATCAAGGAGAATTTATTGGATACGATGACACGGAAGCTGATGTAAGCATCACTAAATATAGAAAAGTAACCTCCAAAAAAGAGGGGGAACTCTACCAGTTGGTGTTTAACCTAACTCCATTTTATCCAGAAGGAGGGGGGCAAGTAGGGGACAAAGGATATTTGGAAACACCTAATGGCGACACTGTTTTTGTGATTGATACCAAAAAGGAAAACAATCAAATTATACATATCACCAAGTCTTTGCCAAAAGATCTTCAAAAGGACTTTAAGGCGGTGGTCGATCTGAGTCAGCGCCAAAGAACGGCTTCTAACCATACAGCAACTCACTTGCTACACCAAGCCTTGCGGAGTATTCTCGGAACTCATGTTGAGCAGAAAGGCTCCATGGTACATTCAGGCTATTTAAGATTTGATTTCTCCCATTATTCAAAACTTACTCAAGAAGAGTTGCAGGCTATAGAAGACTTCGTGAATGCGAGGATCAAAGAAAATCTAACCTTTGAAGAAGAACGCACTATTCCTTACGATGTAGCCATCGATAAAGGAGCTATTGCCTTATTTGGTGAAAAATACGGTGACACCGTTAGGTTTGTGAAATTCGGGAATTCCAAAGAACTCTGCGGAGGAACTCATGTAGAGAATACTTCCAAATTGTGGCATTTTATCATCAACAATGAAGCCTCTGTAGCCTCAGGTATACGACGAATAGAGGCTATTACCTCAGATGCTGCGAAAGAATTTTTGACCAAAGAGTCAGACGTTTTAAGTCAAGTAAAATCTATTCTGAATAAGCCACAAGACGTTTTGAAGTCAGTAGAATCTCTTCAGGAAGAAAATACTACCTTGAAAAAAGAGATTGAACAGTTGAATGTCTTGAAACTAAAGCAAGTTAAAACTGAAGTTCAATCTCAACTGAAAGACATAAATGGCATTCAATTTTTAGCTCATCAGGTCAATTTGGATGCAAATGCCATGAAGGATTTGGCTTTTCAGCTTGGTGGAGAACACACTGATTTATTTGTCGTTCTAGCTTCGAAGCAGAATGGTAAGGCATTACTGGCTTGCTATATTTCTAAGGCTCTAGTGGAGTCCAAGTCCTGGAATGCTGGAAAAATTATAAAATCTCTAGGTAAGCACATCCAAGGCGGTGGGGGCGGACAAGCTTTTTTCGCGACTGCTGGGGGTAGAAATCCGGAAGGTATACCTCAAGCTTTAGCCGAGGCAAAAACTATTGTAGAAGGCAAGTAA
- a CDS encoding M23 family metallopeptidase: MSQVKYYYDSDTLSYRKIEPKKGKKFALVILFLLGIIATSFILALVYINIPSVETPKEKAYKREVENMKFQYELLNKRMEDVVSVLKNVEERDNNIYRVYFEANPISIEQRKSGFGGINRYKDLEGYENSEIIVEATESLDKLSKRVVIQSKSLDEIAALAKNKEALLASIPAIQPVKNDDLKRMASGYGIRMHPILKYRKMHNGMDFSAPSNTEIFATGNATVKKAKRTSGFGNLIVLDHGFGYETYYAHLSKFNVKPGQKVKRGEIIGHVGNTGLSTAPHLHYEVHKNGKVVNPINFYHGDLTAEEYDIMLNQSTLENQSLD; the protein is encoded by the coding sequence ATGAGTCAAGTAAAATATTACTACGACAGCGACACGCTTTCCTACAGGAAAATTGAACCTAAAAAGGGTAAAAAATTTGCGTTAGTTATTTTATTTTTATTGGGAATTATTGCAACAAGTTTTATACTAGCTTTAGTCTATATTAATATCCCAAGTGTAGAAACCCCAAAAGAAAAAGCTTACAAAAGAGAAGTTGAAAATATGAAATTTCAATATGAGCTTTTAAATAAACGCATGGAGGATGTTGTGAGTGTTTTGAAAAATGTAGAAGAGCGCGATAATAATATTTACAGAGTCTATTTTGAAGCTAATCCCATTAGTATAGAACAGAGAAAGTCTGGTTTTGGTGGAATTAACCGGTATAAAGATTTAGAAGGTTATGAGAACTCTGAAATCATTGTTGAAGCTACAGAAAGCCTTGATAAGCTTTCAAAAAGGGTGGTGATACAGTCAAAATCTCTAGATGAAATCGCAGCTTTAGCGAAGAACAAAGAAGCCCTTTTAGCCTCTATACCGGCCATACAACCGGTAAAAAATGATGATTTAAAGAGAATGGCTTCAGGATATGGCATCCGTATGCATCCTATTTTAAAATACAGAAAAATGCATAATGGTATGGACTTTTCTGCACCTTCTAATACTGAAATATTTGCTACAGGTAATGCTACCGTAAAGAAAGCTAAGCGGACCAGCGGTTTCGGAAATCTCATCGTATTGGATCATGGGTTTGGTTATGAAACTTATTATGCTCATTTAAGTAAATTTAACGTTAAACCCGGACAGAAAGTGAAGCGTGGAGAAATTATAGGCCATGTCGGAAACACAGGACTTTCTACAGCACCACACTTACATTATGAAGTTCATAAAAACGGCAAAGTAGTCAACCCTATCAATTTTTACCATGGCGATTTAACAGCTGAAGAATACGACATCATGTTGAATCAATCAACTTTAGAAAATCAATCTTTAGACTGA
- a CDS encoding MerR family transcriptional regulator, which translates to MKHNLADKLYYTIGEVAKAFDVNSSLIRFWEKEFDEIQPKKNAKGNRKFTRQDVKTIDLIYHLVKERGFTLEGAKTHLREDKKETLSKFELISKLKAIRYELMSIKNQL; encoded by the coding sequence ATGAAACACAACTTAGCAGACAAACTCTATTATACAATTGGAGAAGTTGCTAAAGCATTTGATGTGAACTCTTCACTAATTCGATTTTGGGAAAAGGAATTTGATGAAATTCAGCCCAAAAAAAATGCTAAAGGCAACCGTAAATTCACCCGCCAAGATGTAAAAACTATAGATCTTATTTATCATTTGGTCAAAGAACGTGGGTTTACACTAGAAGGTGCTAAAACTCACTTACGAGAAGATAAAAAGGAAACACTTTCAAAATTTGAATTGATTAGCAAATTGAAAGCCATTAGATATGAACTTATGTCTATTAAAAATCAACTTTAA
- a CDS encoding LemA family protein, translating into MKKWLIPLIVILVVGFGFYSWTKGFNNTAVTFQEDAKTSWSNVESAYQRRNDLIGNLVKTVQGAADFERNTLTEVIEARAKATSVNIDAGNLSPESMKQYGQAQGGLNSALSRLLVSVERYPDLKSNQNFMNLQTQLEGTENRINVERNRFNGSVGTYNKHIKVFPNSIFAGWFNFEDMSRYSADEGSENAKEVEFDFE; encoded by the coding sequence ATGAAGAAGTGGTTAATCCCCCTTATTGTTATTCTTGTTGTAGGATTCGGTTTTTACAGCTGGACCAAAGGATTTAATAATACAGCTGTAACGTTCCAAGAAGATGCAAAAACATCCTGGAGTAATGTAGAAAGTGCTTATCAACGACGTAATGACCTCATCGGTAATCTGGTAAAAACCGTGCAAGGTGCTGCCGATTTCGAAAGAAACACGTTAACAGAGGTGATAGAAGCTAGAGCCAAGGCTACTTCAGTAAACATAGACGCTGGAAACTTAAGCCCAGAAAGCATGAAACAATACGGACAAGCACAAGGAGGTTTAAATTCCGCCTTATCTAGGCTTTTGGTAAGCGTTGAACGCTATCCAGATTTGAAATCCAACCAAAATTTTATGAATTTGCAAACCCAGTTGGAAGGCACTGAAAACAGAATTAATGTCGAGAGAAATCGCTTCAATGGTTCTGTAGGCACCTACAATAAACACATTAAGGTATTCCCAAATTCAATCTTTGCTGGATGGTTTAATTTTGAAGACATGTCTAGATATTCAGCCGATGAAGGCTCCGAAAATGCCAAAGAAGTTGAATTTGATTTTGAATAA
- a CDS encoding TPM domain-containing protein — protein MTKVSEFITPTDEQDIIEAIKKAELNTSGEIRVHIEVKCPKEDRFERALEVFQELNMHKTELSNGVLIYVSVEDHQLVILGDKGINEVVPKGFWESTRDEILSEFKQNEYKTGLVKGIHEAGEQLKQHFPCQSGDINELDNDISKV, from the coding sequence ATGACAAAAGTATCTGAATTTATTACTCCAACCGATGAGCAGGACATTATAGAGGCGATAAAAAAAGCTGAATTAAATACGTCTGGAGAGATTAGAGTTCACATAGAAGTAAAATGTCCTAAAGAGGACAGGTTTGAAAGGGCTTTGGAGGTTTTTCAAGAACTCAATATGCATAAAACAGAACTCTCCAATGGTGTTTTAATATACGTTTCTGTAGAGGATCATCAACTCGTAATCCTCGGAGATAAAGGCATAAACGAAGTAGTACCCAAAGGGTTTTGGGAAAGCACAAGGGACGAAATCTTAAGCGAATTCAAACAGAATGAATATAAAACAGGCTTAGTGAAAGGGATTCATGAAGCTGGCGAACAACTGAAGCAACATTTCCCTTGCCAATCTGGCGATATTAACGAACTCGACAATGACATTTCTAAAGTCTAA
- a CDS encoding TPM domain-containing protein: MKLSHTLLVLSTLFLSFLSFEGYSQIEIPQKPSKEMAVYDGAKFFKDNEVRQLRQKLENYADTTSTQIVVATINTLNGEYIGTYAAEWAQKWEIGQKEEDNGLLILISKADSKIWITTGYGLEEYLTDATTKTIIENIILPEFRKANYYEGLDKGTNAIFEVLAGNFEGSKVQKSSKDNSWPFAILPIIIFIVIVIFARRRKKGGGPGKGNRNSSPNLLDILILSSLGSSMGGGGFGGGSSGGFGGGGGGFGGGFGGGGFGGGGAGGSW, encoded by the coding sequence ATGAAGTTATCACACACACTATTAGTACTCTCTACCTTATTCCTTAGCTTTTTAAGTTTTGAAGGTTATTCTCAAATTGAAATTCCACAAAAACCTTCTAAAGAAATGGCTGTTTATGACGGTGCCAAATTCTTTAAGGATAATGAGGTGAGACAACTTAGGCAGAAGTTAGAAAATTATGCAGATACAACCTCTACTCAGATTGTAGTGGCGACCATAAATACATTAAATGGAGAATATATAGGAACGTATGCTGCTGAGTGGGCGCAAAAATGGGAAATCGGTCAAAAAGAAGAAGATAACGGACTTCTGATTTTGATATCCAAAGCAGATAGTAAGATCTGGATCACAACGGGTTATGGTTTAGAAGAATATCTTACTGATGCGACAACAAAAACAATTATAGAAAACATTATACTCCCTGAGTTTAGAAAAGCTAACTATTATGAAGGTTTAGACAAAGGTACCAACGCAATTTTCGAAGTTCTTGCTGGAAATTTTGAGGGCTCTAAAGTTCAAAAATCATCTAAAGACAATTCATGGCCTTTTGCTATATTACCTATTATCATTTTTATTGTCATTGTCATCTTTGCAAGGAGAAGAAAAAAAGGTGGTGGGCCAGGAAAAGGAAATAGAAACTCTTCACCAAATTTACTAGACATTCTTATCCTCAGTAGTTTAGGAAGTAGCATGGGAGGTGGTGGCTTTGGCGGAGGATCTTCTGGAGGCTTTGGCGGAGGCGGCGGTGGTTTCGGCGGCGGCTTTGGCGGCGGCGGTTTCGGTGGAGGTGGTGCTGGTGGAAGCTGGTAG
- the der gene encoding ribosome biogenesis GTPase Der, whose amino-acid sequence MNSIVAVVGRPNVGKSTLFNRMIKRREAIVDSASGVTRDRHYGKSDWNGREFTLIDTGGYVIGSDDVFEKEIDKQVELAIDEADVIIFVVDVITGITPMDEDVSKLLRKINKPVVLCVNKVDSNKNRTDALEFYNLGLGEYYSISATSGSGTGELLDAVVEKLPERELEEEEDLPKFAVVGRPNAGKSSFINALIGEDRYIVTDIPGTTRDSIDTRYTRFGFDFKLVDTAGIRRKAKVKEDLEFYSVMRSVRAIENSDVCLIVMDASRGFDSQVQSIFWLAEKNRKGIVILVNKWDLVKKETNTMKDFEAKVREEISPFVDVPIVFISVLNKQRIYKAIETAVEVYKNRSTKIKTRVLNDILLPIIAANPPPALKGKYVKIKYITQLPTPQPQFAFFCNLPQYVKDSYKRFIENKLRQEFNFNGVPVSIYMRKK is encoded by the coding sequence ATGAATAGTATTGTAGCCGTTGTAGGTCGACCAAACGTAGGAAAATCTACCCTTTTTAATCGAATGATAAAACGTAGAGAAGCCATTGTGGACTCTGCGAGTGGAGTAACACGAGATAGGCACTATGGTAAATCGGATTGGAATGGGCGTGAATTTACTTTAATAGATACAGGTGGATATGTCATAGGAAGTGATGATGTTTTTGAAAAGGAAATCGACAAACAAGTTGAGCTTGCTATAGATGAAGCAGATGTAATTATTTTTGTAGTCGATGTGATTACAGGGATAACCCCTATGGATGAAGACGTTTCAAAACTTCTACGTAAAATCAATAAACCCGTTGTGTTGTGTGTGAATAAGGTAGATTCCAACAAAAACAGAACAGATGCTCTTGAGTTTTACAATTTAGGCTTAGGGGAATATTATTCTATTTCAGCAACCAGTGGTAGTGGTACAGGTGAACTTCTAGATGCTGTAGTAGAGAAGTTGCCAGAACGCGAGCTGGAGGAAGAAGAAGACCTACCAAAATTTGCAGTAGTCGGTAGACCTAATGCAGGAAAATCCTCTTTTATCAATGCTCTTATTGGTGAAGACCGATATATCGTTACCGATATTCCTGGAACGACTAGAGATTCTATAGATACACGTTACACTAGGTTCGGGTTTGACTTTAAGCTTGTAGACACGGCAGGAATTCGAAGAAAAGCTAAAGTCAAAGAAGATCTTGAGTTCTATTCTGTCATGCGAAGTGTGAGAGCTATAGAAAATTCAGATGTTTGTTTAATTGTTATGGATGCCTCACGAGGATTTGATAGCCAAGTACAAAGTATTTTTTGGTTAGCAGAAAAAAACAGAAAGGGTATAGTTATCCTTGTCAATAAATGGGATTTGGTAAAAAAAGAGACCAACACCATGAAAGATTTTGAAGCTAAGGTCAGAGAAGAAATTTCTCCATTTGTAGATGTGCCTATTGTTTTTATATCGGTATTGAACAAGCAAAGAATTTATAAAGCTATAGAAACAGCTGTAGAGGTTTATAAAAACCGAAGTACAAAAATTAAAACTCGGGTGTTGAATGATATTTTACTCCCTATTATAGCAGCAAATCCTCCGCCTGCACTTAAAGGTAAGTATGTAAAGATTAAATACATTACTCAATTGCCGACTCCCCAACCTCAATTTGCTTTTTTCTGTAATCTTCCTCAGTATGTGAAGGATTCTTATAAACGTTTTATTGAAAATAAACTAAGACAGGAATTTAATTTTAACGGTGTTCCTGTTTCTATTTATATGAGGAAAAAATAA
- the era gene encoding GTPase Era, with protein sequence MEAKTHKAGFVNIIGNPNVGKSTLMNAFVGEKLSIITSKAQTTRHRILGIVNGEDFQMVLSDTPGIIKPAYGLQNSMMDFVKSAFQDADVLLYLVEIGEKALKDESFFTKLQHAEMPVLLLLNKIDKGNEELLLSQQKHWQEQLPNAEIFAISALENFGVTEVFNRILELLPESPAFYPKDQLTDKPERFFVNEKIREKILIHYKKEIPYSVEVETESFEESDSIIHIRSVIMVERESQKAIILGHKGSAIKRVGTESRKDLEKFFDKKIHLETYVKVNKNWRNDGKQLRRFGYNQD encoded by the coding sequence ATCGAAGCAAAAACACATAAAGCCGGATTTGTAAATATCATTGGAAATCCAAACGTAGGGAAATCCACCTTGATGAATGCCTTTGTAGGGGAGAAGCTTTCTATTATTACGAGCAAAGCCCAAACCACTCGTCATAGAATTCTTGGAATTGTTAATGGGGAAGATTTTCAAATGGTATTAAGTGATACTCCTGGAATTATAAAGCCTGCTTATGGTTTACAAAATTCTATGATGGATTTTGTAAAATCGGCCTTTCAAGATGCAGATGTGCTTTTATATTTGGTCGAAATCGGTGAAAAAGCACTTAAGGACGAGTCATTTTTTACAAAACTTCAGCATGCTGAAATGCCAGTTTTGTTACTTCTTAATAAAATAGATAAAGGAAATGAGGAGCTATTGTTATCTCAACAAAAGCATTGGCAAGAGCAATTGCCAAATGCTGAGATCTTTGCTATATCGGCCCTGGAAAACTTTGGAGTCACCGAAGTTTTTAATCGTATTTTAGAACTGTTACCAGAGTCCCCTGCTTTTTATCCCAAAGATCAATTAACAGATAAACCAGAACGATTTTTTGTCAATGAGAAAATTCGAGAAAAAATCCTGATTCATTATAAAAAAGAAATTCCCTATAGCGTAGAGGTGGAAACAGAAAGTTTTGAAGAAAGCGACTCTATTATCCACATCCGTAGCGTTATTATGGTAGAGCGCGAATCTCAGAAGGCTATTATTCTAGGTCACAAAGGCTCTGCTATAAAGCGTGTTGGAACCGAATCTAGAAAAGATTTAGAGAAGTTTTTTGATAAAAAAATTCATCTGGAAACTTATGTAAAAGTAAATAAGAATTGGAGAAACGATGGTAAGCAACTTAGGCGCTTCGGATATAACCAAGACTAG